The following proteins are co-located in the Terriglobales bacterium genome:
- a CDS encoding PDZ domain-containing protein, producing YREDLALVAADLDNRAGRTWRPLADTAVAAQILYGTPSEWSSWRRGVDFYDEGDLIWLEADVTIRQLTHGQRSLDDFCHRFHGGQSGPPALKTYTFDDVVATLNEVAPYDWKAFLTARLNSTSPRAPLGGIEGGGWKLVYNETLPGQQQARESAKQYIDVSYSLGFRMSAEGAVLDVLPGTPAAEAGLAPGAKILGVDGHRWTHSRFPNLLREAIRAAKGRSEPLRLLVENADYYKTIEINYHGGERYPHLERDASKPDLLGEIIKPHATSGP from the coding sequence AGTACCGGGAAGACCTCGCCCTGGTTGCGGCAGACCTCGACAACCGGGCGGGGCGCACTTGGCGTCCGCTGGCCGACACCGCGGTGGCCGCGCAGATCCTCTACGGGACGCCGTCGGAATGGTCGTCCTGGCGGCGCGGCGTGGATTTCTACGACGAAGGCGACCTCATCTGGCTGGAGGCCGACGTCACCATCCGGCAGCTCACTCACGGCCAGCGCTCGCTCGACGACTTCTGCCACCGCTTCCACGGCGGGCAGAGCGGCCCGCCGGCACTCAAGACCTACACCTTCGACGACGTGGTCGCGACACTCAACGAGGTGGCGCCCTACGACTGGAAAGCATTCCTCACGGCACGGCTGAACTCCACCAGCCCACGTGCGCCGCTGGGCGGGATCGAGGGCGGCGGCTGGAAGCTGGTGTACAACGAGACGCTGCCCGGGCAGCAGCAGGCGCGGGAGAGCGCCAAGCAGTACATTGACGTCAGCTACTCGCTGGGCTTCCGCATGAGCGCGGAGGGAGCGGTGCTCGACGTCCTCCCAGGAACTCCAGCGGCTGAGGCCGGCTTGGCGCCAGGGGCGAAGATCCTGGGCGTGGACGGCCACCGCTGGACGCACTCCCGCTTCCCCAACCTGTTGCGCGAAGCCATCCGTGCGGCCAAGGGACGCTCCGAACCGCTGCGGCTGCTGGTGGAGAACGCCGACTACTACAAGACCATCGAGATCAACTACCACGGCGGCGAGCGCTATCCCCATCTGGAGCGCGATGCGTCCAAGCCCGACCTGCTGGGAGAGATCATCAAACCGCACGCGACAAGCGGACCCTAG
- a CDS encoding DUF5655 domain-containing protein has protein sequence MSWACPRCDRTFRQVNQRHACGVGSAATLLKSRPPALADLYRKLETTVRGFGDVEVVTRNRYALFRTTRIFADLTVMRDALRVVIHLGRKAGAPYFIKIAQGGNRVSHVALVRTAEDLRTIIPFLREAFDLAVSEES, from the coding sequence ATGAGTTGGGCATGTCCGCGGTGTGATCGGACCTTTCGTCAGGTCAATCAACGTCACGCGTGCGGGGTCGGCAGCGCTGCTACCTTGCTCAAAAGTAGGCCACCGGCACTTGCCGATCTCTACCGGAAACTCGAGACCACCGTTAGGGGCTTTGGCGACGTGGAGGTAGTCACACGTAACCGGTACGCGCTGTTTCGGACGACACGCATCTTTGCGGACCTGACGGTAATGCGGGATGCGTTGCGCGTGGTGATTCACCTCGGCCGCAAGGCCGGCGCACCATACTTCATCAAAATCGCGCAGGGCGGCAACCGCGTCTCACACGTCGCCCTTGTCCGGACCGCCGAGGACCTACGCACGATCATTCCGTTTTTGCGTGAAGCGTTCGACCTCGCCGTGAGTGAAGAGTCATAA